A single region of the Changchengzhania lutea genome encodes:
- a CDS encoding DUF3347 domain-containing protein, whose translation MRKLKLSMGILAIAFATLTVASCKDAKTEQTNSDDHNSEMSADEDHSKMTHDNSDGHHDGEEMAMSGDATGSSQTILKDYFNLKNALVSDDNGKAKGLGATLATSFGNLDVSKYTDTQKADLKDIVEDAVEHAEHISESDIAHQREHFKILSKDVIDMVAITGTDDKMYEMFCPMYDGGSPWLSMDKEVKNPYYGSKMLTCGKVQKQIN comes from the coding sequence ATGAGAAAATTAAAATTATCAATGGGAATTTTAGCAATAGCATTTGCAACCCTAACTGTAGCATCATGTAAAGATGCAAAAACAGAACAAACTAACTCAGATGATCATAATTCAGAAATGAGTGCAGATGAAGATCATTCAAAAATGACCCACGACAATAGCGACGGTCACCACGATGGAGAAGAAATGGCAATGAGTGGAGATGCAACTGGATCGTCACAAACTATATTAAAGGACTATTTCAATCTTAAGAATGCTTTGGTGTCAGATGATAATGGTAAGGCCAAAGGACTTGGCGCAACCCTTGCAACAAGTTTCGGTAATCTAGATGTTTCAAAATATACAGATACCCAAAAAGCCGATTTAAAAGATATCGTTGAGGATGCCGTAGAGCACGCCGAACATATTTCTGAAAGCGATATAGCCCATCAACGTGAGCATTTCAAAATATTGAGCAAAGATGTGATTGATATGGTCGCCATTACCGGAACGGATGACAAAATGTACGAAATGTTTTGCCCAATGTACGATGGTGGCAGCCCTTGGTTAAGCATGGATAAAGAAGTGAAAAACCCATACTATGGCAGTAAGATGTTGACCTGCGGAAAAGTGCAAAAGCAAATTAATTAA
- a CDS encoding helix-turn-helix domain-containing protein, which produces MIQSLYIKNMVCDRCIKVLKTEIQSNTIDLLEIELGRITLNINSDTELERLKNVLKINGFELIDTPDGKLTEDVKINLIKLMENLPIDLEKNLSAYLSSLMHRDYSKMSKVFSTTEGLTIEKYFIKLKIEKVKELIQMQRYNFTQISQLLDYNHINHLSRQFKNETGMSLSKYKSEQKNFRNPLDKII; this is translated from the coding sequence ATGATACAATCCCTTTACATAAAAAACATGGTCTGCGATAGATGTATTAAGGTGTTAAAAACCGAGATTCAATCTAATACTATTGACCTATTGGAAATTGAATTGGGTAGAATTACACTTAATATTAATTCCGATACCGAATTAGAACGCTTAAAAAATGTTTTGAAAATAAATGGCTTTGAACTTATTGATACTCCTGATGGTAAATTGACGGAAGATGTTAAAATCAATCTTATAAAATTGATGGAAAACTTACCGATAGATTTAGAGAAAAATCTATCGGCCTATCTTTCAAGTTTAATGCATCGGGATTATTCCAAAATGAGTAAGGTTTTTTCCACTACTGAAGGTCTCACTATCGAAAAATATTTTATCAAGCTGAAAATTGAAAAAGTAAAGGAATTGATACAAATGCAAAGGTATAATTTTACGCAAATAAGTCAATTGTTGGATTATAACCATATTAATCATTTAAGTCGTCAGTTTAAAAATGAAACAGGAATGAGCTTGTCCAAATACAAATCTGAACAGAAGAATTTTAGAAACCCATTGGACAAAATTATATAG
- a CDS encoding heme-binding domain-containing protein translates to MRIVKIIAAVLLVAFVGIQFIPTKRNQSDIVPETDFMLVNKVPETIQKKLQVSCYDCHSNNTQYPWYNKIQPAAWFLEDHIKEGKAELNFNAWDSLSNRRKASKLRSIVKQIEGGEMPPDSYILIHKDAKFSEAEAEGMINWITRLKDSL, encoded by the coding sequence ATGAGGATTGTAAAGATTATAGCAGCAGTATTATTGGTAGCGTTCGTGGGAATTCAGTTTATTCCTACAAAACGCAATCAAAGCGATATTGTGCCTGAAACTGATTTTATGCTGGTGAATAAAGTCCCGGAAACTATTCAGAAAAAATTACAGGTATCCTGCTATGATTGTCATAGCAATAATACCCAATATCCTTGGTACAATAAAATCCAGCCTGCAGCTTGGTTTTTGGAAGACCACATCAAAGAGGGCAAGGCCGAACTTAATTTTAACGCATGGGATTCCTTGTCCAACAGAAGAAAAGCAAGTAAGCTACGGTCTATTGTAAAGCAGATTGAAGGTGGTGAAATGCCTCCGGATTCTTATATTTTGATTCATAAAGACGCAAAATTTTCAGAAGCAGAAGCAGAAGGAATGATCAATTGGATCACAAGATTAAAAGACAGTTTATAA
- a CDS encoding heavy-metal-associated domain-containing protein, which yields MMKNNYKITGMTCNSCRKHVEKTLNSVEGVKEAQVNLQSEIATIETEEKIDLHQYSEALRKAGGNYDISPIASIEEE from the coding sequence ATGATGAAAAACAACTATAAAATAACAGGAATGACCTGTAACAGCTGTAGAAAACATGTCGAAAAAACCCTTAATTCCGTTGAAGGTGTTAAGGAAGCCCAGGTAAACTTACAGTCCGAAATAGCAACTATAGAAACAGAAGAAAAAATAGACTTACACCAATATAGTGAGGCACTGCGTAAAGCTGGGGGAAATTATGATATCAGCCCGATCGCATCAATTGAGGAGGAATAG
- a CDS encoding class I SAM-dependent methyltransferase — protein MTKGKDFIPALGFNWLTGLYDLTIKLTMPERKFRANLIDILNPKDNESILEFGFGTGQNIILAYQRNSKTKFTGVDIDPKVKQIADNKKNKLGITLHFDLYDGKTFPYTDNSFDKVFSSLVFHHLDKETKLSALKEIHRVLKPDGQLIIGDWGKAKSKTMRVAFYAVQIFDGFRTTNDNVNDLLPKYIEKIGFKNVDEIDFINTAIGTYSYYRATKE, from the coding sequence ATGACAAAGGGAAAAGATTTTATTCCTGCTTTAGGCTTCAATTGGTTGACGGGTTTATATGACTTGACAATTAAATTAACTATGCCAGAAAGAAAATTTAGGGCTAACCTTATTGACATTTTAAACCCCAAAGACAATGAGTCGATTTTAGAGTTTGGTTTTGGAACTGGACAAAATATAATTCTTGCCTATCAACGAAACTCTAAGACCAAATTTACAGGTGTTGACATTGACCCAAAAGTCAAACAAATTGCCGATAATAAGAAAAACAAACTTGGAATTACACTGCATTTTGATCTCTATGATGGAAAAACATTTCCTTATACAGACAATTCCTTTGACAAAGTGTTTAGTTCATTAGTTTTTCATCATCTTGACAAGGAAACTAAATTATCCGCCTTGAAGGAAATCCACAGAGTATTAAAACCCGACGGACAACTTATTATTGGCGATTGGGGTAAAGCAAAATCTAAAACAATGAGAGTAGCATTCTATGCAGTGCAAATCTTTGATGGCTTTAGAACCACGAATGACAATGTAAATGATCTTTTACCAAAGTATATAGAAAAAATTGGTTTCAAAAATGTGGACGAGATAGATTTCATAAACACAGCGATTGGAACCTATTCATATTACCGTGCAACAAAAGAGTAA
- a CDS encoding DUF305 domain-containing protein has product MENSNQHKKKNQYTKFVGMLAASFIAMYITMYLNSYEIDHVYFSLTRFYMSCMGIAAMAIIMFVAMRNMYQNKKKNIAIVLGSVILFGGALGLVRAQAPIIGDVLWMKAMIPHHSIAILTSERADIKDPEVKKLAEDIIKAQKKEIEEMKAMIKRLEGKN; this is encoded by the coding sequence ATGGAAAATTCAAATCAACACAAAAAAAAGAATCAATACACAAAATTTGTAGGGATGCTAGCTGCATCTTTTATAGCAATGTACATTACAATGTATCTAAACTCATACGAGATAGATCACGTTTATTTCAGTCTTACACGATTTTATATGAGTTGCATGGGTATCGCTGCAATGGCTATAATAATGTTTGTGGCTATGCGTAATATGTACCAAAACAAAAAGAAGAATATAGCTATTGTCTTGGGGAGTGTTATTCTTTTCGGAGGTGCGTTAGGTCTTGTGCGAGCGCAAGCCCCAATTATTGGTGATGTACTCTGGATGAAAGCTATGATTCCTCACCACTCTATAGCCATTTTAACAAGTGAGCGAGCGGATATTAAAGACCCAGAGGTGAAAAAATTGGCAGAGGATATCATCAAGGCACAAAAGAAAGAAATCGAAGAAATGAAGGCGATGATTAAACGGTTGGAAGGCAAAAATTGA
- a CDS encoding heavy metal translocating P-type ATPase, translating to MTHTYKISGMTCNGCRSHVEDVLNNIEGVKNATVDLEQKEATIEMDQHLPIGTFKDALQKDGDLYKIHIPGEEPKEEIKKAQKPDANGKGTGTFYCPMHCEGDKTYDKPGDCPVCGMDLVEEQNLSVVSSEQWTCPMHPEIVRDESGSCPICGMDLVPMEPNLSSEEKTYKKLIKKFWIAVAFTLPIFFIAMSEMIPNNPLYDVMEQKNWNWVQFVLSIPVVFYATWMFFERAYRSIKTWNLNMFTLIGIGAGVAWLFSVVGMLFPDIFPDEFKTMSGAVHVYFEAATVILTLVLMGQVLEARAHSKTNSAVKELLKLAPNKAIRVVDGMEEEVSIDKIEKGDILRVKPGDKIPVDGMITEGSTTVDESMISGEPIPVNKVEEDKVSSGTINGNQSFLMKAEKVGSETLLSQIIKMVNDASRSRAPIQKLADTVSGYFVPVVVLISIITFVIWAIWGPEPVYVYAFVNAIAVLIIACPCALGLATPMSVMVGVGKGAQNGVLIKNAEALEKMDKIDTLIVDKTGTITEGRPTVEKVAAFNDSFSDKDILQYIASLNSSSEHPLAEATVKYGKEQNTEFFKAKDFSAVTGKGVEGSVNGKTLSLGNEKMMAYAKASISVKMEAEAQSFQKQGKTVSYLSIDGTVAGYVVISDKIKKTSAKAIKELQDKGINVIMLTGDNHETAQSVASELHLADFKAGMLPEDKLKEVEKLQANGRVVAMAGDGINDAPALAKSDVGIAMGTGTDVAIESAMITLVKGDLHGIVKARNLSDAVMKNIKQNLFFALIYNTLGVPIAAGVLFPFFGLLLSPMIAALAMSFSSVSVIANALRLRTQSI from the coding sequence ATGACCCATACTTATAAAATTTCCGGAATGACCTGCAATGGCTGCAGAAGCCATGTAGAGGATGTGCTCAATAACATTGAGGGCGTAAAAAATGCCACGGTAGATTTGGAGCAGAAAGAAGCCACAATAGAAATGGACCAGCACCTGCCGATCGGTACTTTTAAGGATGCCTTACAAAAAGACGGCGATCTTTACAAGATCCATATCCCAGGCGAAGAACCAAAAGAAGAAATTAAGAAAGCCCAAAAGCCAGATGCCAATGGAAAAGGCACTGGCACATTTTACTGCCCAATGCACTGTGAAGGGGACAAAACTTACGATAAACCTGGCGATTGCCCTGTCTGTGGCATGGATTTGGTGGAAGAGCAAAACCTATCCGTTGTTTCTTCAGAACAATGGACCTGCCCGATGCATCCTGAAATCGTTAGGGACGAATCTGGAAGCTGCCCGATCTGCGGTATGGACTTGGTCCCTATGGAGCCAAATCTTTCATCTGAAGAAAAAACCTATAAAAAACTTATCAAAAAGTTTTGGATCGCCGTTGCATTTACCCTGCCCATTTTCTTCATTGCCATGAGCGAAATGATTCCCAATAATCCGTTATATGATGTCATGGAGCAAAAAAATTGGAACTGGGTACAATTTGTATTGTCCATTCCAGTGGTGTTTTATGCCACTTGGATGTTCTTTGAACGCGCTTACCGTAGCATAAAAACATGGAACTTAAATATGTTTACCCTTATCGGTATAGGTGCCGGGGTGGCTTGGTTGTTTAGTGTTGTGGGTATGCTCTTTCCTGATATTTTCCCAGATGAATTTAAAACGATGTCCGGAGCGGTCCATGTTTATTTTGAAGCCGCCACCGTGATTCTAACATTGGTGTTAATGGGTCAGGTATTGGAGGCGCGGGCACATAGCAAGACCAATTCTGCTGTAAAGGAACTTTTAAAGCTTGCTCCCAACAAAGCGATACGTGTAGTCGATGGAATGGAAGAAGAAGTCTCCATCGACAAAATAGAAAAAGGCGATATCCTTCGTGTAAAACCCGGCGATAAGATTCCCGTAGATGGGATGATCACAGAAGGAAGTACCACAGTGGACGAGTCGATGATTTCTGGCGAGCCGATCCCCGTTAATAAAGTAGAGGAAGATAAGGTAAGCAGCGGAACTATAAATGGCAATCAGTCCTTTTTGATGAAGGCCGAAAAAGTAGGTTCTGAAACATTACTGTCACAGATTATAAAAATGGTCAACGATGCCAGTCGAAGTCGTGCGCCCATTCAAAAACTGGCTGATACCGTATCAGGGTATTTTGTCCCGGTCGTAGTTCTAATATCGATAATAACTTTCGTTATTTGGGCTATTTGGGGGCCGGAACCCGTTTATGTTTATGCGTTTGTGAATGCTATTGCCGTATTGATAATTGCCTGCCCGTGTGCATTAGGTCTGGCAACACCTATGTCTGTAATGGTGGGTGTCGGTAAAGGCGCTCAAAATGGTGTCTTGATAAAAAATGCTGAAGCTTTGGAGAAAATGGACAAGATAGATACCTTAATTGTCGATAAAACCGGCACCATAACCGAAGGCAGACCCACAGTTGAAAAAGTGGCAGCATTTAACGATTCGTTTTCAGATAAGGACATTTTACAATACATTGCTTCCCTAAATAGTTCCAGCGAACATCCCTTAGCTGAAGCTACCGTAAAGTATGGGAAAGAACAGAATACCGAATTTTTTAAGGCGAAAGATTTCAGCGCTGTAACTGGAAAAGGTGTGGAAGGCAGTGTAAACGGTAAAACCCTGAGCCTGGGAAATGAAAAGATGATGGCATATGCAAAGGCATCAATTTCCGTTAAAATGGAAGCGGAAGCCCAATCTTTTCAGAAACAGGGGAAAACGGTTTCTTATTTGTCCATTGATGGAACCGTCGCTGGTTATGTGGTCATTAGTGACAAGATAAAAAAAACCAGTGCAAAGGCGATCAAGGAACTACAGGATAAAGGGATCAATGTGATTATGCTCACGGGCGATAATCACGAAACGGCTCAATCTGTAGCAAGCGAACTCCATCTTGCCGATTTTAAAGCGGGTATGCTACCCGAAGATAAGCTCAAAGAAGTTGAAAAATTGCAAGCAAATGGCCGTGTTGTGGCTATGGCGGGAGACGGCATCAACGATGCGCCCGCTTTGGCAAAGAGTGACGTGGGTATTGCTATGGGCACAGGTACGGACGTGGCCATTGAAAGTGCTATGATAACTCTAGTAAAAGGCGATCTGCACGGTATCGTTAAAGCACGGAATCTAAGTGACGCAGTCATGAAAAACATCAAACAAAATCTGTTTTTTGCTCTAATTTATAATACCCTAGGTGTCCCGATTGCAGCTGGAGTGCTATTTCCTTTCTTTGGATTATTGCTCTCGCCGATGATTGCTGCTTTGGCTATGAGCTTTAGTTCGGTTTCGGTGATTGCCAATGCGTTACGATTGAGAACACAATCTATTTAA
- a CDS encoding DUF2147 domain-containing protein — protein sequence MIKVIPLCIVFLFLTVGPLFAQNNSDQILGKWVSEDNIKTVEVFKENGKYSAKITDSKNKQQIGKLIVWGLQYDIKEKEWSDGEVQLPDMVLSAGCYVKIMSEK from the coding sequence ATGATAAAAGTAATTCCGCTCTGCATAGTTTTTCTATTCTTAACCGTTGGTCCTTTATTTGCCCAAAACAATAGCGACCAAATACTTGGAAAGTGGGTTAGTGAAGATAATATTAAAACGGTGGAAGTTTTTAAAGAAAATGGGAAATACTCTGCAAAAATAACTGATTCAAAAAACAAGCAGCAAATTGGAAAGTTAATAGTTTGGGGGTTGCAATATGATATTAAAGAGAAAGAATGGTCTGACGGAGAAGTTCAATTGCCAGACATGGTACTTTCTGCAGGTTGTTATGTGAAAATAATGAGTGAAAAATAA
- a CDS encoding potassium channel family protein, which yields MNYILLSLGVLIYIAIIADIIMTTLTVKGGGWLTGKISHWVWKLFLRISGNNGESTLLAHVGYLLLVLIAMIWVVMFNLSFILLLASDVDSVINSTTNLHVNLWEKIYYSGFVISTLGIGDFIASSNLWRSITILYSFTGLIFITMSITYFIPVLTAVIKKRKLGISLSSLGNTPQDIVLNALDADNSDYFKFQLLSLSDALVEHSQNHRAYPVIHYFHNNKKDNTIILQIARLNEAIHILRMYVKKDRRPNKRQLTTMESALNNYVEVVMEVSGATFKKYNFDKMELNELKAIGVVQENVEKEEQDEMIQKRRTVLRTLVKEDGWDWADVAS from the coding sequence ATGAATTATATCTTGCTGAGCCTGGGGGTTTTGATCTATATAGCAATAATTGCCGATATAATAATGACGACCCTCACGGTTAAGGGAGGTGGTTGGCTAACAGGCAAGATATCTCATTGGGTATGGAAACTATTTTTAAGAATCTCCGGTAATAACGGAGAATCAACTCTTTTAGCCCATGTTGGTTATCTTCTATTGGTACTTATTGCCATGATATGGGTGGTAATGTTCAATCTAAGTTTTATTTTACTTCTAGCGTCCGATGTGGACTCGGTTATTAATAGTACTACAAATTTACATGTCAACTTATGGGAAAAAATCTATTATTCAGGTTTTGTAATATCCACGCTCGGTATTGGCGATTTTATAGCCTCAAGTAATTTGTGGCGCAGCATCACAATTTTATACTCATTTACGGGATTGATTTTTATAACGATGTCCATTACCTATTTTATACCGGTATTGACGGCAGTTATAAAAAAACGTAAATTGGGCATAAGCCTGAGCAGCTTGGGCAATACACCACAAGACATTGTATTGAATGCTTTGGATGCCGATAATTCTGATTATTTTAAATTTCAACTTCTCAGCTTATCCGATGCTTTGGTGGAACATAGTCAAAACCATAGGGCATATCCCGTAATTCATTACTTTCATAATAATAAAAAAGATAATACCATTATACTACAGATAGCAAGGCTAAATGAGGCTATACATATTTTACGAATGTATGTAAAAAAAGACCGTCGACCCAATAAAAGACAATTGACAACTATGGAATCGGCCCTAAACAACTATGTTGAAGTTGTTATGGAAGTGAGCGGTGCGACGTTTAAAAAATATAATTTCGATAAAATGGAACTAAATGAGCTTAAGGCGATAGGAGTAGTGCAAGAAAATGTCGAAAAAGAAGAACAGGATGAAATGATTCAGAAAAGAAGAACAGTGCTTCGCACCTTGGTTAAAGAAGATGGTTGGGACTGGGCAGACGTAGCATCCTAA
- a CDS encoding four-helix bundle copper-binding protein has protein sequence MRNEQLISALGNCINHCNYCADACLDEDNVKMMVKCIRIDKVCAEVCSALSQVLATSYSDVRGLVEYCKKVCEACAKECEGHDHKHCQECADACRKCADACATYLN, from the coding sequence ATGAGAAATGAACAATTAATCAGTGCACTAGGGAATTGTATTAACCATTGTAACTACTGTGCTGACGCCTGTTTGGACGAGGACAATGTAAAAATGATGGTAAAGTGCATTCGCATCGACAAAGTGTGTGCAGAAGTTTGCAGTGCCTTAAGTCAGGTATTGGCAACAAGTTACAGCGATGTTAGGGGCTTAGTAGAATATTGCAAAAAAGTTTGTGAAGCCTGTGCTAAGGAATGTGAAGGTCACGACCACAAACATTGCCAAGAGTGTGCAGATGCCTGCAGAAAATGTGCAGACGCCTGTGCTACTTATTTAAATTAA
- a CDS encoding DUF2911 domain-containing protein, with the protein MKNSILFLCIMILVSCKDTKTKVQEQAPETETEQKGTISEPEKKKPLSPHTSAMAIIGDAHIHIDYSSPGVRDRIIFGGLVGYNNVWQAGAHNATWIETNKELTISGKVLPAGKYGFFTVPSKDDWTIMINKNWNQHGKDEYDEKDDVIRFKVSPEISEDIQEYLEYKVTKTSDNSGTINMNWEKVNIEFPFTVN; encoded by the coding sequence ATGAAAAATAGCATTTTATTTTTATGTATCATGATTTTGGTATCCTGCAAAGACACCAAAACAAAGGTTCAAGAACAAGCACCTGAAACTGAGACTGAACAAAAGGGAACAATCTCTGAACCAGAAAAAAAGAAGCCTTTAAGTCCGCACACTTCAGCAATGGCCATAATTGGCGACGCCCATATTCATATCGATTATTCTTCACCAGGTGTAAGAGATCGCATCATATTTGGTGGATTGGTTGGCTATAACAACGTATGGCAAGCTGGAGCACACAACGCTACTTGGATAGAAACCAACAAAGAGTTAACTATTTCAGGAAAAGTATTGCCAGCAGGAAAATATGGGTTCTTTACTGTTCCGTCTAAAGACGATTGGACAATAATGATTAATAAAAATTGGAATCAACATGGTAAGGATGAATACGATGAAAAGGATGATGTGATTCGGTTTAAAGTAAGCCCTGAAATTTCTGAAGATATCCAGGAGTATTTAGAATATAAAGTTACTAAAACTAGTGATAATTCGGGGACAATAAATATGAACTGGGAAAAAGTTAACATTGAATTCCCGTTTACAGTTAACTAA
- a CDS encoding helix-turn-helix domain-containing protein, whose product MSETIHIKNMVCPRCISAVSNILQELEIPYGSIKLGEVELTSSLSMETKNAFSKALQNSGFSLIDNRKSQLIEQMKTLVVDKIHHSSDDLDIKWADYISEKLNLDYKYLSSLFSSVESITFEQYIINQKIERVKELIVYDELTLSEIAFKLNYSSVAYLSNQFKKVTGMTPTQFKKVIDKNRKSLDDI is encoded by the coding sequence ATGAGTGAGACTATCCACATAAAAAATATGGTCTGTCCAAGGTGTATCTCTGCAGTATCGAATATTTTACAAGAGCTAGAGATTCCATATGGCTCAATTAAATTAGGAGAGGTCGAATTAACATCATCCTTAAGTATGGAAACTAAAAATGCTTTTTCCAAAGCACTTCAAAATTCTGGCTTTAGTTTGATTGACAATCGTAAGAGTCAGCTTATTGAGCAAATGAAAACTTTGGTTGTAGATAAAATCCACCATTCGTCCGATGATTTAGATATAAAATGGGCAGACTATATAAGTGAAAAATTAAATCTTGATTATAAATACCTAAGTTCCCTTTTTTCATCGGTTGAAAGTATTACGTTTGAGCAGTACATCATCAATCAAAAGATTGAGCGGGTAAAAGAACTCATTGTTTATGACGAATTGACTTTAAGTGAGATAGCTTTTAAACTTAACTATAGTAGTGTAGCCTATTTGAGCAATCAATTTAAAAAAGTTACCGGAATGACACCTACACAATTCAAGAAAGTCATCGATAAGAACCGTAAATCTTTGGATGATATTTAA
- a CDS encoding DUF3347 domain-containing protein encodes MKNITMSIAAMLLMAVSFANAQEKEKMNHDHGDMKMDHSKMTNKQSDAKAETILSDYFSLKDALVGDDTKKAAQAGTKLVASLKAFDMTSYNKENQKELTDIIEDATEHAEHISESAIDHQREHFKTLSKDITDMVAITGTENMLYEQFCPMYDKGSAWLSTSNELRNPYYGSKMLKCGKVQKEITN; translated from the coding sequence ATGAAAAATATAACAATGAGTATAGCAGCAATGCTATTGATGGCCGTTTCTTTTGCAAATGCACAGGAAAAGGAAAAAATGAACCACGATCACGGAGATATGAAAATGGATCATAGTAAAATGACGAATAAACAAAGCGATGCAAAGGCTGAAACCATATTAAGTGATTACTTCAGTTTAAAAGATGCTCTGGTAGGAGATGATACCAAAAAAGCGGCACAAGCAGGTACTAAACTGGTAGCCTCTCTTAAAGCCTTTGATATGACGAGTTACAATAAAGAAAATCAAAAAGAACTGACCGATATCATTGAGGATGCAACAGAACACGCCGAGCATATTTCTGAAAGTGCCATAGACCATCAACGCGAGCATTTTAAGACTTTGAGCAAAGATATTACAGATATGGTGGCTATAACAGGAACAGAAAATATGCTGTACGAACAGTTTTGCCCAATGTACGATAAGGGTAGCGCTTGGTTAAGTACAAGTAATGAATTAAGAAATCCATATTATGGCAGTAAAATGCTTAAATGTGGAAAAGTGCAAAAGGAGATTACTAATTAG
- a CDS encoding YybH family protein, with protein MKDRTYYLKSIIFSAIAILLYSGCKKENKESTAVKKTKKKTVDISIEKQAVLEVMKTYKDAIQNLTTEGTFDLFTPTATVFEQGKIEGTYKDYIDGHLGPELAHFKSFTFSDYEIDATVNLPYAYTTENYLYTIVLKADEEKETEERTIESKGVATSILEKIDGTWKIIHSHSSFKKL; from the coding sequence ATGAAAGACAGGACTTACTATTTAAAATCGATTATATTTTCAGCTATAGCAATCTTATTATATTCAGGATGTAAAAAAGAAAACAAAGAATCTACGGCGGTCAAAAAAACGAAAAAAAAAACAGTTGATATTTCAATAGAGAAACAAGCTGTATTAGAAGTAATGAAGACCTACAAAGATGCCATTCAAAACTTAACAACAGAGGGCACTTTTGATCTATTTACGCCTACTGCCACAGTTTTTGAACAAGGTAAAATAGAAGGCACTTATAAAGACTATATCGACGGACATTTAGGACCTGAACTTGCCCATTTTAAAAGTTTTACATTCTCAGATTATGAGATTGATGCCACTGTAAATTTACCCTATGCCTATACAACTGAAAATTATCTATACACCATTGTTTTAAAGGCAGATGAAGAAAAAGAAACAGAGGAACGCACCATTGAAAGTAAGGGCGTCGCAACCTCAATACTTGAAAAAATTGATGGTACATGGAAAATTATCCATTCACATTCATCCTTTAAAAAATTATAA
- a CDS encoding helix-turn-helix domain-containing protein, whose protein sequence is MKQQKPILRFINGGAVYIGKDISTKTHRHHAIQLTISFKQTFEITTPNETFKNCRFVIIPENVPHQFYCPSEDYQVFIYLDPFNKLSQLLKNKFTLKSNVIIADNLLYKVPPLIEWLVMKGCEMQALVIKFIELITNCTIADSNKDIRITKSIKYLTNNLDKAIKISEVASFVCLSESRFAHLFKLQVGIPFRRYILWLRIQKTLLSFVTGNSFTTACYDGGFTDLPHFNRTFREMFGNTPSSILKG, encoded by the coding sequence ATGAAACAGCAAAAACCAATATTAAGATTTATTAATGGTGGTGCTGTTTATATAGGTAAAGACATTTCGACAAAAACCCATCGTCATCATGCCATACAATTGACTATTTCGTTTAAACAAACTTTCGAAATTACAACTCCTAATGAGACTTTTAAAAATTGCAGATTTGTAATAATTCCTGAAAATGTTCCTCATCAATTTTATTGTCCCTCAGAAGATTATCAAGTTTTCATTTATCTTGACCCATTTAATAAGCTATCACAACTTCTAAAAAATAAATTCACATTAAAATCAAATGTTATTATCGCTGACAATCTACTCTACAAAGTCCCACCATTAATAGAATGGTTAGTGATGAAAGGATGTGAAATGCAAGCATTGGTAATAAAATTTATTGAGCTAATAACAAATTGTACTATTGCCGATTCAAATAAAGATATACGAATTACAAAAAGTATCAAATACTTAACCAACAATTTGGATAAAGCAATTAAAATTTCTGAAGTTGCAAGCTTTGTTTGTTTATCTGAAAGTAGATTTGCTCATTTGTTTAAACTACAAGTAGGCATTCCTTTCCGGAGATATATTTTATGGTTAAGAATTCAAAAAACGTTATTATCATTTGTAACTGGCAATTCATTTACGACAGCTTGTTATGATGGGGGATTTACAGACTTACCTCATTTTAATAGAACCTTCAGAGAAATGTTTGGCAATACTCCTTCTTCCATTTTAAAAGGTTAG